From one Planococcus citri chromosome 3, ihPlaCitr1.1, whole genome shotgun sequence genomic stretch:
- the LOC135838884 gene encoding lysosomal proton-coupled steroid conjugate and bile acid symporter SLC46A3-like translates to MMKNYFNSQRFSSITVEPSYALFYFIEHCCSFFHENLLLQKACRNNATHEPDLTTACDDEPRGIAFVAYTHSILNLPNTPLMILVATFMIKWSDRAGKLRKPIILLPLIGIMVEVICASLHSYFWTWPIIAVVLTRNFAKTMSGGIILFHSSASLFVTDNSDEKSRMTRIGMLSLIPHFGIPLSSLVSGYLLRTFGFIYCYLMCLVLSIISFVLGVILIKDTPVPVTEPVKICNIMNPLQILGTVKVLFKKRAGRKRMILLLLIFAKMVVNFSITGEHAVFYLYTRHRFHWNEVQYSMFTAYRHVGLIFGTTISLFVATKVFKLHDALIGCIACGWNAIGALCYFLAHKNWHFYVVPWIEMFHSVSKVSGKSLMTKVVDHNELGDLFSSMMILNTMVPLNKLFYSLLFKEHMDTLPNIFFLISIVLGLIGMVTYYFSYRYSKSGYSRMK, encoded by the exons ATGATGAAGAATTACTTCAATTCTCAGAGGTTTTCCTCTATAACAGTCGAGCCATCTTACGCTCTCTTCTACTTCATCGAACACTGCTGTTCTTTCTTCCACGAGAATCTCCTACTGCAGAAAGCATGTCGTAATAATGCGACTCACGAACCAGATTTGACGACAGCTTGCGACGATGAACCACGAGGTATCGCATTCGTAGCCTACACACATTCCATTCTCAACCTACCCAATACCCCTTTGATGATCTTAGTGGCTACTTTTATGATTAAATGGAGTGATCGAGCTGGAAAGCTACGGAAACCTATTATCTTATTGCCCCTGATTGGTATCATGGTTGAAGTCATTTGCGCCAGTTTGCATTCGTATTTTTGGACCTGGCCTATCATAGCTGTCGTCCTGACTCGTAACTTTGCCAAAACCATGAGCGGcggtattattttatttcattcttcGGCGTCTTTATTTGTGACCGATAATAGCGATGAAAAAAGTCGAATGACTAGGATCGGTATGCTATCTTTGATACCGCATTTTGGCATCCCGTTGAGCAGTTTGGTGTCTGGATACCTTCTGAGGACATTTGGATTCATCTATTGCTACCTTATGTGCTTAGTACTGAGTATTATTTCGTTCGTATTGGGTGTTATTTTAATCAAAGATACTCCTGTACCGGTAACCGAACCAGTTAAAATTTGTAACATAATGAATCCTCTCCAAATACTCGGCACCGTTAAGGTTTTATTCAAAAAGCGAGCTGGTCGAAAGAGGATGATCCTTTTATTGctgattttcgccaaaatggtCGTCAATTTCTCAATTACTG GTGAACACGCGGTATTCTATTTATATACGAGGCATCGATTCCATTGGAATGAAGTACAGTACAGTATGTTTACTGCTTACAGACACGTAGGATTGATTTTCG GTACCACTATCAGCCTGTTTGTGGCCACTAAAGTATTTAAATTACACGATGCTCTGATTGGTTGTATCGCTTGTGGTTGGAATGCTATCGGGGCTCTGTGTTATTTCCTCGCCcataaaaattggcatttttacgTCG TTCCATGGATTGAAATGTTCCACAGCGTAAGCAAGGTGTCCGGGAAATCATTGATGACCAAAGTTGTGGATCATAATGAATTAG GAGACTTATTCTCATCAATGATGATCCTAAATACGATGGTACCATTGAACAAACTTTTTTATAGTTTACTTTTCAAGGAACACATGGACACACTTCCCAACATATTTTTCCTAATTAGCATTGTTCTGGGCCTTATTGGAATGGTTACATATTA CTTCAGTTATAGGTATAGTAAAAGTGGATACTCACGGATGAAATGA
- the LOC135838887 gene encoding probable peptidoglycan muropeptide transporter SLC46 — MLITWAALFEHVTVEPCLFFYFTTYLILSAVNTNLYLQKSCRFNQTSEPDLNTKCDDEKQGILFTSKMNSDYRFVVMTVCVIYTILLSSWSDEAGKRRLPLIYLPIIGIIMQSLSGYLNSYFWQWHPLLAAFSEMGCEMISGGIVLMFTSTDLYVCDVSNAENRTMRLGILLAVRAICEQLGSGGAGFILRAIGFFYSYLLCLVFSMISLILTWIFVKDVSVPVEKKRHFLHCFNLSRVVDSFRVVFKKSLGRRRIIVTLMMVCFLFVYFAMEGEKTVFYLFFRYKFHWDERRYSVYVLYKNTAIILGTIFCSVVLSKYFKIHDGVIGMFAGFWDTIAVLGYLFAHDDWHLYIVPLFEMFHGTAASVSGSFLSKYYDSSEYGRLYAVCSVFCLFIPICHPAYNIIFQNTIDVFPGAFFILSAIMDIGVIILYCAAYLLSRRMDDQKQVTTGSCTT, encoded by the exons ATGTTAATTACGTGGGCTGCGCTATTCGAGCATGTGACCGTCGAGCCatgtttatttttctatttcaccaCCTATCTCATCTTAAGCGCGGTAAATACAAATTTATACTTACAGAAATCATGTCGATTCAACCAAACTTCGGAGCCAGACTTGAATACAAAATGTGACGACGAAAAACAAGGAATTCTATTCACCTCGAAAATGAATTCGGATTATCGTTTCGTGGTAATGACGGTGTGTGTAATTTACACCATCTTATTAAGTAGCTGGAGCGACGAAGCTGGAAAACGTCGCCTACCTTTGATTTACCTGCCAATAATTGGAATAATTATGCAATCTTTATCGGGCTACTTGAATTCGTATTTTTGGCAATGGCATCCGCTGCTAGCTGCATTTTCGGAAATGGGCTGCGAAATGATTAGTGGAGGAATTGTGCTTATGTTCACATCGACCGACCTTTACGTGTGCGATGTATCGAATGCGGAAAATCGTACAATGCGTTTGGGCATTTTATTAGCTGTGAGAGCAATATGCGAGCAATTGGGCAGTGGAGGAGCTGGATTTATTCTTAGAGCAATAGGGTTCTTTTATTCGTACTTGTTGTGTCTCGTGTTCTCGATGATCTCGTTAATATTGACTTGGATTTTTGTCAAAGATGTATCGGTTCCTGTAgagaaaaaacgtcattttctCCACTGTTTTAATCTGAGCCGAGTCGTTGATAGCTTTAGAGTTGTTTTCAAGAAGAGTCTCGGTCGTCGAAGAATTATTGTTACTTTAATGATGGTCTGTTTTCTTTTCGTGTACTTCGCAATGGAAG gagaaaaaacagttttttatttattcttcaGGTATAAATTTCATTGGGATGAGAGACGATATAGCGTTTATGTCCTTTATAAAAATACTGCAATCATTCTTG GTACGATATTTTGCTCCGTTGTGCTCAGcaagtatttcaaaattcacgacGGCGTTATTGGAATGTTTGCTGGGTTTTGGGATACAATAGCTGTTCTGGGGTATTTATTTGCCCACGATGATTGGCATCTTTACATAG TTCCTTTATTTGAAATGTTTCACGGTACAGCTGCATCAGTATCTGGATCATTCCTCAGTAAATATTACGACAGTAGTGAGTATG GAAGATTGTATGCTGTTTGTAGCgtgttttgtttatttattccTATTTGCCATCCAgcgtataatattatttttcaaaacaccataGATGTCTTCCCAGGTGCTTTTTTCATCCTTAGTGCCATAATGGATATCGGAGTTATTATTTTGTACTG CGCAGCATATTTACTTTCTCGGAGAATGGACGACCAGAAACAGGTTACAACTGGCAGTTGCACCACATGA
- the LOC135838933 gene encoding uncharacterized protein LOC135838933 → MNQKLNQILRNVTVEPAVLFYFTTYMIMDAVNTNLFIQKICRENITMEPSDLNTPCKNTTLASDFVSKMNSKYRAIMMLICIIYSMFATCWSDEAGKRRRPLIFVPMIAQFFHCLVGCLHSHFWLWHPKNAALTELIVESLGGGIPLMTVAVQMYICDVSNSENRTMRLGFLYAVELLCFPLGKGSAGFIIRAFGYFYSYLLCAVLSATGFLLAVIFVKDVSVPVVSNRSYIWRVVNLAGVRDSFGVIFKKSMGSRRMVVAVLILIKILMYFITQGEKTVFYLFMVEKFKWNEVDFSVFSFYKYSGVILGTVFCSILMSKILKIHDGLIGAFAVFWDTITAIGFLFATQNWHIYAVALFDVLHGTALSVCISFISKHYDSTEFGRLSTVQNAFAIFIPLCHPVYNGVFQMTIKSFPSAFFIISIILNILVFLLYSSSYLISKKIENRIGKS, encoded by the exons atgaatcaaaaattgaaccaaattttgagaaacgtCACCGTCGAGCCagcagttttattttatttcactaCGTACATGATTATGGACGCGGTCAACACGAACCTCTTCATACAGAAAATTTGTCGAGAAAACATCACGATGGAACCGAGCGATTTGAACACTCCGTGTAAAAATACGACACTGGCTAGCGACTTCGTATCGAAAATGAACTCAAAATATCGTGCAATTATGATGCTAATCTGCATAATTTACTCCATGTTCGCCACTTGCTGGAGCGACGAAGCTGGAAAACGCCGAAGACCGTTGATTTTCGTGCCCATGATAGCTCAATTTTTCCACTGCCTGGTGGGTTGCCTACATTCGCATTTCTGGCTCTGGCATCCGAAAAATGCCGCCTTAACCGAGCTAATTGTCGAAAGCCTAGGTGGCGGAATTCCATTGATGACGGTGGCCGTTCAGATGTACATCTGCGATGTGTCCAATTCCGAGAATCGAACAATGAGGCTGGGATTCTTATACGCGGTGGAATTACTATGTTTCCCGTTGGGTAAAGGAAGCGCCGGATTCATTATAAGAGCGTTCGGGTATTTTTATTCGTATCTTTTGTGCGCCGTTTTATCAGCGACTGGATTCCTTCTGGCTGTGATATTTGTCAAAGATGTTTCCGTGCCTGTGGTGTCGAACAGAAGTTATATTTGGAGAGTGGTGAATCTCGCTGGGGTGCGGGATAGTTTCGGAGTTATTTTTAAGAAGAGCATGGGAAGTAGACGAATGGTGGTCGCGGTGCTGATCTTAATCAAGATACTGATGTATTTTATTACTCAAG GTGAGAAAACAGTCTTTTATCTATTCATGGTGGAGAAATTCAAATGGAATGAGGTGGATTTCagcgtattttcattttataaatattCTGGAGTGATTTTAG GTActgttttttgttcaattttgatgagtaaaattttaaaaattcacgacgGTTTGATCGGAGCCTTCGCTGTATTTTGGGATACAATCACTGCGATAGGATTCTTATTTGCAACACAAAATTGGCACATTTACGCAG TTGCTTTATTCGATGTATTGCACGGTACAGCATTATCAGTATGCATTTCATTTATAAGCAAGCATTATGACAGTACTGAATTTG gacGACTGAGTACTGTTCAGAATGCATTCGCGATATTCATTCCTCTATGCCATCCTGTTTACAATGGAGTATTTCAAATGACCATAAAGTCTTTCCCGTcagcattttttattattagtaTTATTTTGAACATTCTAGTCTTCTTGTTATACAG CTCATCTTATTTAATCagtaaaaaaatcgagaatCGAATTGGCAAGAGTTGA